A single region of the Selenomonas sp. oral taxon 920 genome encodes:
- the rfaE1 gene encoding D-glycero-beta-D-manno-heptose-7-phosphate kinase: protein MDMAKIRATVAEKSGRSNILVVGDVMLDKYYSGEVTRISPEAPVPITHVTGTRETLGGAANVAHNLALLGTNVSIAGYVGDDAHCKSLLEKFAARGIDYAGLVRTERPTTTKIRIIGGHQQMLRLDFEDASPIDGDYAEQYLAYIDQKLNESMDCVIISDYGKGACTEFACQHIIRAAHDHGVPVIVDPKGAQWLKYKDVDYITPNIKEINEIMLEPIANNDFEVEKAARYAMRKFSLRNVVLTRSSKGLSLVHGEEVVHIPTKAQEVFDVSGAGDTVIAVFGLALAGGLKPADGAYLANLAASVVVSKLGTYAVNREELLQVLEHQEGVNG, encoded by the coding sequence ATGGATATGGCAAAGATCCGCGCAACGGTCGCGGAGAAGAGTGGGCGCAGCAACATCCTCGTCGTCGGCGATGTCATGCTTGACAAATACTATTCGGGTGAGGTCACGCGCATCTCGCCCGAGGCACCCGTGCCGATTACGCACGTAACGGGCACGCGCGAGACTCTCGGCGGCGCGGCAAACGTTGCGCACAACCTCGCGCTTCTCGGGACGAATGTCAGCATTGCGGGCTATGTCGGCGACGACGCACACTGCAAAAGTCTCCTCGAGAAATTTGCTGCACGCGGCATCGATTACGCGGGGCTTGTCCGTACGGAGCGCCCGACCACGACGAAGATCCGCATCATCGGCGGGCATCAGCAGATGCTGCGCCTCGACTTTGAGGATGCGAGCCCGATCGACGGCGACTACGCTGAGCAGTATCTTGCCTACATTGACCAAAAGCTGAACGAGAGCATGGACTGCGTGATCATCTCGGACTACGGCAAGGGCGCATGCACGGAGTTTGCGTGCCAGCACATCATCCGCGCGGCGCACGACCACGGCGTGCCCGTCATCGTCGACCCGAAGGGGGCACAGTGGCTGAAGTACAAGGATGTCGACTACATCACGCCGAACATCAAGGAAATCAACGAGATCATGCTCGAACCGATTGCGAACAACGATTTCGAGGTCGAAAAGGCGGCGCGCTACGCCATGCGCAAGTTCAGCCTGCGCAACGTCGTTCTCACGCGCTCCTCGAAGGGGCTTTCGCTGGTCCACGGCGAGGAGGTTGTCCATATCCCGACGAAGGCGCAGGAGGTCTTTGATGTCTCCGGTGCGGGCGATACGGTGATCGCCGTGTTCGGGCTCGCACTCGCGGGCGGGCTGAAGCCGGCAGATGGCGCCTATCTCGCAAACCTCGCGGCGAGTGTTGTCGTTTCGAAACTCGGTACCTATGCGGTCAATCGGGAAGAGCTTCTTCAGGTACTTGAGCATCAGGAAGGGGTAAATGGATGA
- the rfaD gene encoding ADP-glyceromanno-heptose 6-epimerase: protein MIIVTGGAGFIGSNLVHALNARGHRDILIVDDLGDGKNYKNLRGLHFIDYQQKDDFLHLIEEGDFDGTDIDAIFHEGACSDTMEYDVNYMMKENYSYSKALLHFAMGARIPFFYASSASTYGGGKNGFTEGGKCEDALNPYAFSKLAFDRYVRQVIPEARSPIVGLRYFNVYGPQEHHKGKMASIFYQLYHQIMETGEARLFRGTDGLADGEQRRDFVYVGDVVRVNLHFFENGGESGVYNCGTGAAHSYNEAARAVIAALGKGRIVYRDFPEVLRGKYQNYTQADTTALLAAGYDGGFTPMEEAVKKYCDFLNAGGYFSYAE, encoded by the coding sequence ATGATTATTGTCACCGGCGGTGCCGGCTTTATCGGCAGCAATCTCGTTCACGCACTGAATGCGCGCGGGCACAGGGACATCCTCATCGTCGATGATCTTGGGGATGGCAAGAACTACAAGAATCTGCGCGGTCTGCACTTCATCGACTATCAGCAGAAGGACGACTTCCTCCACCTCATCGAGGAGGGGGATTTTGACGGCACGGACATCGATGCGATCTTTCACGAGGGCGCGTGCTCGGACACAATGGAGTACGATGTCAACTACATGATGAAGGAGAACTACTCCTATTCCAAGGCACTCCTGCACTTTGCGATGGGTGCACGCATCCCGTTCTTCTATGCCTCCTCCGCCTCGACCTATGGCGGCGGCAAGAACGGCTTCACCGAGGGCGGGAAATGTGAGGATGCACTTAATCCGTATGCGTTCTCGAAGCTCGCGTTCGACCGCTACGTGCGGCAGGTGATCCCAGAGGCACGCAGCCCCATTGTCGGACTGAGGTACTTCAACGTCTATGGTCCGCAGGAGCACCACAAGGGCAAGATGGCGTCGATCTTCTACCAGCTCTACCATCAGATCATGGAGACGGGTGAGGCGCGCCTCTTTCGTGGGACGGACGGGCTTGCGGACGGCGAGCAGCGCCGTGATTTCGTCTATGTCGGCGACGTGGTGCGTGTGAATCTGCACTTTTTCGAAAACGGCGGCGAGAGCGGTGTCTACAACTGCGGCACGGGAGCTGCGCACAGCTACAACGAGGCAGCACGCGCTGTCATTGCCGCGCTCGGCAAGGGGCGAATTGTCTACCGCGACTTCCCCGAGGTGCTGCGCGGCAAGTACCAGAACTACACACAGGCAGATACGACGGCACTCCTCGCTGCGGGCTACGACGGCGGCTTCACCCCGATGGAGGAGGCGGTCAAGAAGTACTGCGACTTCCTGAATGCGGGCGGATATTTCTCCTATGCAGAATAA
- the gmhB gene encoding D-glycero-beta-D-manno-heptose 1,7-bisphosphate 7-phosphatase — protein sequence MQNKAVFFDRDGTLNVDVHYLHDPADFVWIEGAMDAIRWANVHDYLVVVVTNQSGIARGYYDEAAVHRLHDWMNVQLAAYGAHIDAFYYCPHHAEGSVPAYRTMCDCRKPAPGMILRAIAEHNIDPAASVLFGDAASDVAAAEAAGVRGVCYTGGSLCACVQSALEHR from the coding sequence ATGCAGAATAAGGCGGTCTTCTTCGACCGCGACGGCACGCTGAACGTGGATGTGCACTATCTCCACGATCCTGCAGATTTCGTCTGGATCGAGGGGGCGATGGATGCCATCCGCTGGGCGAATGTGCATGACTATCTCGTCGTCGTCGTCACGAATCAGAGCGGCATCGCACGCGGCTACTATGACGAGGCTGCCGTGCACCGTCTGCACGACTGGATGAATGTACAGCTTGCTGCGTACGGCGCACACATTGACGCATTCTACTACTGTCCCCATCATGCGGAGGGGAGCGTGCCCGCTTACCGAACGATGTGTGACTGCCGCAAGCCCGCACCCGGAATGATCCTCAGGGCGATCGCAGAGCACAATATCGACCCCGCTGCCTCCGTCCTCTTCGGTGACGCGGCGAGCGATGTCGCCGCTGCCGAGGCTGCGGGTGTGCGGGGGGTGTGCTATACAGGCGGGAGTTTGTGCGCCTGTGTACAGAGTGCATTGGAGCATCGGTGA
- a CDS encoding glycosyltransferase family 2 protein codes for MTSNLSVLILAKNEEKNIEECIRSVSFAREVVVIDDHSTDRTAELARGMGARVVAHAMNGDWGAQQTFAVTQASCDWIYFLDADERVTAGLAKRIAEIVVADDRRCAYANARLSYLWEQPIRHGGWFPDYVVRLLPREGTTVEGLVHPKICHPYREIKLPHKYCLIHYTYRDWEHYFNKMNVYSTLAAQKLHDAGKTAYFINILLHPLWAWFRMYILRGGFMDGRIGFVLAAFHFFYTMSKYTKFYYLGKSNRHTGALS; via the coding sequence ATGACCAGCAATCTCTCTGTGCTGATTCTGGCGAAAAACGAAGAAAAGAATATTGAGGAGTGCATCCGCAGCGTATCCTTTGCGCGGGAGGTCGTTGTCATTGACGATCACAGCACGGACCGCACAGCCGAACTCGCACGCGGCATGGGGGCGCGTGTCGTTGCGCATGCCATGAACGGCGACTGGGGGGCGCAGCAGACGTTTGCCGTAACGCAGGCATCGTGTGACTGGATTTATTTTCTGGATGCAGACGAGCGTGTAACGGCGGGGCTTGCAAAGCGCATCGCGGAGATTGTCGTCGCCGATGACCGCCGCTGTGCCTATGCGAACGCGCGTCTGAGCTATCTGTGGGAGCAGCCGATTCGGCACGGAGGCTGGTTCCCGGACTATGTCGTGCGGCTTCTGCCGCGCGAGGGGACGACCGTGGAGGGGCTCGTACACCCGAAGATCTGCCATCCCTATCGGGAGATCAAGCTGCCGCACAAATACTGCCTGATTCACTACACATATCGGGATTGGGAGCACTATTTCAACAAGATGAATGTCTACAGTACACTTGCCGCGCAGAAACTCCACGATGCGGGGAAAACAGCATATTTTATCAACATCCTGCTGCACCCCCTGTGGGCTTGGTTTCGCATGTATATCCTGCGCGGCGGCTTTATGGATGGACGCATCGGCTTTGTGCTCGCCGCGTTTCATTTCTTTTACACCATGTCGAAATATACGAAGTTCTACTATCTTGGGAAAAGCAATCGGCATACGGGGGCGCTTTCATGA
- a CDS encoding DUF535 family protein yields MIAEISDVARRAYRLRNIREGRRALIFSVRAVLYWKTLRELWRFFQETELRRALYARNPYPLEQATRAFFYAGSTVRTRIDLIRAHYAYLEQKMKPADFVRLSYDTAHEIWRASETDMRWNAYLKFEQGQRKEGLLSVMMDVDGTHLYQIVFWIAQQDGQPTLVIGAMQGPNTEDAQAFVREMTKRAHRFRTKNLILYMVQAVARALGVQRLCAVSNAGYYANNHILRDRKLKTDFGAFWEEAGGWQTEDERFYELPLILPRKTMEEVPTRKRAVYRRRFAFLDAVDAEIAARVGEVLRS; encoded by the coding sequence ATGATTGCAGAAATCAGCGATGTGGCACGTCGGGCGTATCGGCTTCGGAACATCAGAGAGGGGCGGCGTGCACTGATCTTCAGCGTGCGGGCAGTTCTGTATTGGAAGACGCTGCGGGAACTTTGGAGATTCTTTCAGGAAACAGAGCTGCGCAGAGCACTCTACGCGCGCAATCCCTACCCCTTGGAGCAGGCGACGCGCGCCTTTTTTTATGCGGGCTCGACGGTGCGCACGCGCATTGACCTCATTCGGGCGCATTATGCCTATCTCGAGCAGAAGATGAAGCCCGCGGATTTTGTGCGCCTGAGCTATGATACGGCACACGAGATCTGGCGCGCGTCCGAAACGGATATGCGGTGGAATGCCTATCTGAAATTCGAGCAGGGACAGCGCAAGGAGGGGCTTCTCTCCGTCATGATGGATGTGGACGGTACGCATCTCTATCAGATCGTCTTCTGGATCGCGCAGCAGGATGGTCAGCCGACGCTCGTGATCGGCGCGATGCAGGGGCCGAATACGGAGGACGCGCAGGCGTTCGTCCGCGAGATGACGAAGCGCGCCCACCGTTTCCGCACGAAGAATCTTATCCTCTATATGGTGCAGGCGGTTGCGCGCGCACTTGGCGTGCAGCGTCTCTGCGCCGTATCAAATGCGGGCTACTACGCGAACAATCACATCCTCCGCGACCGCAAGCTCAAGACGGACTTCGGCGCGTTCTGGGAAGAGGCGGGCGGCTGGCAGACGGAGGATGAGAGGTTCTACGAGCTGCCGCTGATCCTGCCGCGCAAGACGATGGAGGAGGTGCCGACGCGCAAGCGCGCGGTCTATCGGCGGCGGTTTGCGTTCCTCGATGCGGTGGATGCGGAGATTGCCGCGCGTGTGGGGGAGGTTCTGCGATCGTGA
- a CDS encoding glycosyltransferase family 9 protein, which translates to MREYHNILVYAMVNLGDVILLTSAIALLKKIYPNARITMLSRPIVREVIEHNPVIDDVILFDYKAKQNAAGRMWAMVQELRARKFDLAISFDRKLRTALLCWLAGIPVRVGPSRVLDARPSRVTWLYTNTVPITYNLDETLQAETYQEIIRSFTGREGHERPILPSPTEQQREKAAELLSSAAGKRRIGLCVKGTFGLKTWPKEYFVEVVRALHARYDAAFYVTGAPGDHAYAEEVIQAIGLPVENLCGKTNLMELTALYAQLDLLVSVDTGGAHIAAVTGVPLVVMFGCTSPRRWHPISERAAVFSSHEPCCPCSYGETDCPSYPQPDCLYHVKPDTIIAACTAYLDET; encoded by the coding sequence GTGAGGGAGTATCATAACATTCTCGTTTACGCGATGGTGAACCTCGGTGATGTCATCCTCTTGACAAGCGCGATCGCTCTGCTCAAAAAGATCTATCCGAACGCGCGCATTACGATGCTGTCGCGCCCCATTGTGCGCGAGGTGATCGAGCACAACCCTGTGATTGACGATGTGATCCTCTTTGACTACAAGGCAAAGCAGAACGCTGCCGGCCGGATGTGGGCGATGGTGCAGGAACTGCGTGCCCGAAAATTTGATCTTGCGATATCGTTCGACCGCAAACTTCGCACTGCACTCCTCTGCTGGCTCGCGGGGATTCCCGTACGCGTCGGTCCATCGCGTGTCCTGGACGCGCGGCCGAGCCGCGTGACGTGGCTCTATACGAATACCGTCCCGATCACGTATAATCTCGACGAAACTCTGCAGGCCGAGACGTATCAGGAGATCATCCGCAGCTTTACGGGCAGGGAGGGGCACGAGCGTCCGATTCTGCCGTCTCCGACCGAGCAGCAGAGGGAAAAGGCAGCGGAACTTCTCTCGTCTGCTGCGGGGAAACGAAGGATTGGACTCTGCGTCAAGGGCACATTCGGTCTGAAGACGTGGCCGAAGGAGTATTTCGTGGAGGTCGTCCGCGCGCTCCACGCGCGCTATGACGCGGCGTTCTACGTGACGGGCGCACCGGGTGACCATGCCTACGCCGAGGAAGTGATTCAGGCGATCGGACTTCCTGTTGAAAACCTCTGCGGGAAGACGAATCTCATGGAACTCACGGCGCTCTATGCGCAGCTTGACCTGCTTGTCAGCGTGGATACGGGCGGTGCTCATATTGCGGCAGTGACGGGCGTTCCACTCGTGGTCATGTTCGGCTGCACCTCGCCGCGCCGCTGGCATCCAATCAGCGAGCGTGCCGCGGTATTTTCCTCGCATGAGCCGTGCTGCCCGTGCAGCTATGGGGAGACGGACTGCCCAAGCTATCCTCAGCCCGACTGCCTCTACCATGTGAAGCCCGACACGATTATTGCGGCGTGCACCGCATATTTGGATGAGACATAA
- a CDS encoding tyrosine-type recombinase/integrase, which yields MGVPARRTETAPGSVRRMGEVTASVRQDAISPEYFITHFYEYLPRYIAGGAPTADTRDTYELAIRLFLHWCMEQGLHPLNDVHDYQIRVYMEDMRTKGYSAATLMIKGAAIRAFYKVAERLSFIAENPCADLQLRNPQHLDEDYKYLTVDQIKEICEGLAADKNALRRLRNLLIVYLMGVEGLRVVEVMRLSDEDIDWQRGRIEIRGKGHAGIIYPCEETFQLLKAYVETRGAIPPENRLTPTIISCSPNNRSGRITRVGIRYVINKALTDAGLKQPGYACHLFRHSCGTNLYQETKDLRVVQETLRQRSPKVTAKYAHVHDRMERRYTRGITPGMNVEHIQQPTNADTE from the coding sequence ATGGGCGTTCCTGCACGGCGAACGGAGACTGCCCCCGGCAGCGTGCGGCGCATGGGCGAAGTCACGGCAAGTGTACGGCAGGACGCAATTAGCCCTGAGTACTTCATCACCCACTTCTACGAGTATCTGCCGCGCTACATCGCGGGCGGTGCGCCCACAGCAGACACGCGCGACACATACGAGCTCGCAATTCGTCTCTTCCTCCACTGGTGCATGGAGCAGGGACTGCATCCGCTGAACGACGTGCATGACTATCAGATCCGCGTCTACATGGAAGATATGCGGACAAAGGGCTACAGCGCCGCGACACTCATGATCAAGGGTGCTGCGATTCGCGCCTTTTACAAGGTCGCAGAGCGGCTCTCCTTCATCGCCGAGAACCCCTGTGCCGACCTGCAGCTGCGCAACCCGCAGCACCTCGACGAGGACTATAAATATCTCACCGTCGACCAGATCAAGGAGATCTGCGAGGGACTTGCGGCGGACAAGAACGCCCTGCGCCGCCTGCGCAACCTCCTCATCGTCTACCTCATGGGTGTCGAGGGGCTGCGCGTCGTCGAGGTCATGCGCCTCTCGGACGAGGACATCGACTGGCAGCGCGGACGCATCGAGATACGCGGCAAGGGGCACGCAGGGATCATCTACCCGTGCGAGGAGACCTTTCAGCTCCTCAAGGCATACGTGGAGACGCGCGGCGCCATCCCGCCGGAAAATCGTCTCACGCCGACCATCATCTCCTGCTCGCCGAACAACCGCAGCGGACGCATCACGCGCGTCGGCATCCGCTACGTCATCAACAAGGCACTGACGGATGCGGGGCTGAAACAGCCCGGCTACGCGTGCCATCTCTTCCGCCACAGCTGCGGCACAAACCTCTATCAGGAGACGAAGGATCTGCGCGTCGTGCAGGAGACCCTGCGCCAGCGCAGCCCGAAGGTCACTGCGAAGTATGCCCATGTCCACGATCGCATGGAACGCCGCTACACGCGCGGCATCACACCGGGAATGAATGTGGAGCATATCCAGCAGCCGACGAACGCCGACACAGAATAG
- a CDS encoding amidohydrolase: MELDAKIMQMADEMAEELTRQRRDLHRHPEPGWTEFRTASIVAKTLSELGYEVHIGREVMEESARMGVPTADVLAREKERARREGADPAWLDRMDGGYTGVVGILHFARKGPTLGMRFDMDSNDVTETDAPEHFPNREGFASCHAGAMHACGHDGHTSVGLGVARIFAALKDELAGTVKLVFQPAEEGVRGAHAMVEKGVVDDVDYMLGAHFGFKAKETGSVACNVVGFLATSKYDAHFVGVPAHAGAAPEEGKNAVLATACAALNLHAISRHSGGASRINVGYMEAGSGRNVIGDKGLLRIETRGATSAINRYMEQEAERIIKAAAAMYDVNVTIEKAGGAAGGNNTPELAAYLENRAKELGLFRDIMSETNFGASEDFSYFMERVQERGGQAAYMMIGAQLAAGHHDSRFNFDEKALVYAAKMLAASGASILLGK, encoded by the coding sequence ATGGAACTGGATGCAAAGATCATGCAGATGGCAGACGAGATGGCAGAAGAACTGACGCGGCAGCGCCGGGATCTCCACCGCCATCCGGAACCGGGCTGGACAGAGTTCCGCACGGCGTCGATTGTCGCAAAGACGCTCTCGGAGCTCGGCTACGAGGTGCACATCGGACGCGAGGTCATGGAGGAGAGCGCTCGTATGGGCGTCCCCACAGCGGATGTTCTCGCACGGGAGAAGGAGCGCGCCCGCAGAGAGGGTGCCGATCCCGCGTGGCTCGACCGCATGGACGGAGGCTATACGGGTGTTGTCGGCATCCTGCACTTTGCGCGCAAGGGGCCGACGCTTGGAATGCGCTTTGACATGGACTCCAACGATGTGACGGAGACGGATGCACCCGAACATTTCCCGAACCGCGAGGGCTTTGCCTCCTGCCACGCGGGTGCGATGCACGCGTGCGGGCATGACGGGCATACCTCTGTCGGACTCGGTGTCGCGCGCATCTTCGCCGCACTGAAGGATGAGCTTGCGGGAACTGTGAAGCTCGTCTTTCAGCCCGCCGAAGAAGGTGTGCGCGGAGCGCATGCGATGGTGGAAAAGGGTGTCGTGGACGATGTGGACTACATGCTCGGCGCACATTTCGGCTTCAAGGCGAAGGAGACGGGCAGCGTCGCATGCAACGTCGTCGGCTTCCTCGCAACGAGCAAATACGACGCGCACTTCGTCGGCGTACCCGCACATGCGGGTGCCGCGCCCGAGGAGGGCAAAAACGCCGTGCTCGCGACCGCGTGTGCGGCACTAAACCTTCATGCGATCTCGCGCCACTCAGGCGGTGCCTCGCGCATCAATGTCGGCTATATGGAGGCGGGCAGCGGGCGCAACGTCATCGGTGACAAGGGTCTGCTGCGCATTGAAACGCGCGGCGCGACAAGCGCGATCAATCGCTACATGGAGCAGGAAGCCGAGCGCATCATCAAGGCAGCGGCGGCCATGTACGATGTCAATGTCACGATCGAAAAGGCGGGCGGTGCTGCCGGCGGCAACAATACGCCGGAGCTCGCCGCCTACCTTGAGAACCGTGCGAAGGAGCTTGGTCTCTTCCGCGACATCATGAGTGAGACGAACTTCGGCGCGAGTGAGGACTTCTCCTACTTCATGGAGCGCGTACAGGAGCGCGGCGGACAGGCCGCCTACATGATGATCGGCGCGCAGCTCGCCGCGGGGCATCACGACTCCCGCTTCAACTTCGACGAGAAGGCACTCGTCTACGCCGCAAAGATGCTCGCTGCCAGCGGTGCATCCATCCTGCTCGGCAAGTAA
- a CDS encoding M20/M25/M40 family metallo-hydrolase has product MIDKKRVLDEFFELVSIRCSTLAEREIGDLLTARLKELGAAEIHEDTAGEKLGGSCGNIIANFKGTITGVPTVMLTAHMDCVEPCANIKPVLKDGVIRSDGTTILGSDDKAGVVAILETLRCLKEHNLPHGDLQIVFTVAEEGGVNGSRCLDASLLRADFGYTLDTHGHPGIAVFKAPGKNQIEVRIHGKAAHAGIEPEAGKNAITAAGSVLTAVPQGRIDEETTCNVGKITGGTATNVVAEFCTVNFESRSRDKAKLDAITQRIVDAVNGAIAGTGCTVEIAVNKDYDPFELPKDALPIQYLHRAAGKLGLPVEILEEGGGSDANHFNTYGVPTTVLAVGMTDCHTKDESIREQDLYDAAELALAIVREVAENA; this is encoded by the coding sequence ATGATCGACAAAAAGAGAGTGCTCGATGAATTCTTCGAACTCGTCTCCATCCGCTGCTCGACGCTTGCGGAACGCGAAATCGGCGACCTGCTCACCGCACGCCTGAAGGAACTCGGGGCGGCGGAGATCCACGAGGACACGGCAGGGGAAAAACTCGGCGGCAGCTGCGGCAATATCATCGCAAATTTCAAGGGAACGATCACGGGTGTCCCCACCGTCATGCTCACGGCACATATGGACTGCGTCGAGCCGTGCGCGAACATCAAGCCCGTCCTGAAGGATGGTGTCATCCGCTCCGACGGCACGACGATTCTCGGTTCGGACGACAAGGCGGGCGTGGTCGCCATTCTTGAGACACTGCGCTGTCTGAAGGAACACAATCTCCCGCACGGCGATCTCCAGATCGTCTTTACCGTCGCCGAGGAGGGCGGGGTCAACGGCTCGCGCTGCCTCGACGCGTCGCTTCTCCGTGCTGATTTTGGCTATACGCTCGACACGCACGGGCATCCCGGCATCGCGGTATTCAAGGCACCCGGCAAGAACCAGATCGAGGTGCGGATACACGGCAAGGCGGCTCACGCGGGCATCGAGCCCGAGGCGGGGAAGAACGCCATCACAGCGGCGGGCAGTGTACTCACCGCTGTCCCGCAGGGGCGCATCGACGAGGAGACCACCTGCAACGTCGGCAAGATCACGGGCGGCACGGCGACTAATGTCGTCGCCGAGTTCTGCACGGTGAACTTCGAGTCGCGCAGCCGCGACAAGGCAAAACTCGATGCCATTACGCAGCGCATCGTGGACGCTGTGAACGGCGCGATAGCAGGAACGGGCTGCACTGTGGAGATCGCAGTCAATAAAGACTACGATCCCTTTGAGCTGCCAAAGGATGCCCTCCCCATACAGTATCTGCACCGTGCCGCGGGAAAACTCGGTCTCCCCGTGGAAATCTTGGAGGAGGGCGGCGGCTCGGACGCAAATCACTTCAACACGTACGGCGTGCCGACAACAGTGCTCGCTGTCGGCATGACGGACTGCCACACGAAGGACGAGAGCATCCGCGAGCAGGATCTCTATGATGCGGCAGAGCTTGCCCTCGCCATCGTGCGCGAGGTCGCTGAGAACGCATAG
- the dcuC gene encoding C4-dicarboxylate transporter DcuC: MALAGGIIVIIAFAAIIKKYEARMVLFAAGLLMCIIGGVAGNAITTFSKTMVHGTLVPVICTVMGFSFVMKLTECDRHLVESISGVITKARIILIPLAVLLTWWINIAIPSAAGCAAAVGSILIPALIAAGVHPAMAAAAVLAGTWGSAISPGTSHNPFVADLAGTDVMSVIMNEAPAAIIASFVCIIALTAISVIRNEGPSDDRRQAYLAELSEEEQNRTFKINPIYALIPLVPLVMLVLGSKQIAILPLTDVPTAMITGSILALIATRTNPQEVTKKFFDGMGSAYGSVMGLIVAAGVFTAGMAAMGLTGALIEAMKGSESVAKFAGAFGPFLIAVISGSGDAAALAFNGAITPQAEAFGMSIVDLGSLAQMAGAIGRSMSPVAGAAMVCAGLAKVSPMEISKRNAIPMLLATITFMIALFI; the protein is encoded by the coding sequence TTGGCTCTTGCAGGAGGAATTATTGTCATCATCGCCTTCGCCGCCATCATCAAGAAGTACGAGGCGCGCATGGTGCTCTTTGCGGCAGGACTCCTCATGTGCATCATCGGCGGCGTCGCGGGCAATGCGATCACGACGTTCAGCAAGACGATGGTGCACGGCACACTCGTGCCCGTCATCTGTACGGTCATGGGCTTCTCGTTCGTCATGAAGCTCACGGAGTGCGACCGTCACCTCGTCGAGTCCATCTCCGGCGTCATCACAAAGGCGCGCATCATTCTCATCCCGCTCGCCGTGCTGCTGACGTGGTGGATCAACATCGCGATCCCGAGTGCGGCAGGCTGCGCAGCTGCGGTCGGCAGTATCCTCATCCCCGCCCTCATTGCGGCGGGTGTGCACCCCGCAATGGCGGCAGCGGCAGTCCTCGCAGGGACGTGGGGCAGTGCGATCAGCCCCGGTACCTCACACAACCCGTTCGTTGCAGATCTGGCGGGGACAGACGTGATGTCCGTCATCATGAATGAGGCACCCGCTGCCATTATCGCATCCTTTGTCTGTATCATTGCACTCACTGCGATTTCGGTGATCCGCAACGAAGGTCCAAGCGATGACCGCCGTCAGGCATACCTCGCGGAGCTCTCCGAGGAGGAGCAGAACCGAACGTTCAAGATCAATCCCATCTATGCGCTCATCCCGCTCGTCCCCCTCGTCATGCTCGTGCTCGGCAGCAAGCAGATCGCGATCCTGCCGCTGACGGACGTGCCGACTGCCATGATTACGGGCTCGATCCTCGCACTCATTGCAACGCGCACGAATCCGCAGGAGGTCACGAAGAAATTCTTTGACGGCATGGGCAGCGCCTATGGCAGCGTCATGGGCCTCATCGTCGCGGCAGGCGTCTTTACCGCCGGTATGGCGGCAATGGGACTGACCGGCGCACTGATCGAGGCGATGAAGGGATCGGAGTCCGTCGCAAAGTTCGCGGGCGCATTCGGTCCCTTCCTCATCGCCGTGATCTCCGGCTCGGGTGACGCGGCAGCACTCGCCTTCAACGGCGCGATCACACCGCAGGCGGAGGCGTTCGGCATGAGCATCGTCGATCTCGGTTCGCTTGCACAGATGGCGGGTGCGATTGGACGCTCGATGTCCCCCGTCGCTGGTGCGGCAATGGTCTGCGCAGGGCTTGCAAAGGTCAGCCCGATGGAGATCTCCAAGCGCAACGCGATTCCCATGCTGCTCGCAACGATTACCTTTATGATCGCACTGTTCATCTGA